In Vitis vinifera cultivar Pinot Noir 40024 chromosome 4, ASM3070453v1, the genomic window TTTTTCTGAACACTTCATCATCTTCTCCTTTTCCTGCTCTGGAGCTTAAAGAAGATCATCAACACTTCCAGCTCCTTTTTAGTACAAACCCACCATCATACCAAGCTTCTTCCTCTCACCCATGTCCTAGTTTCTTCAACTCAAGTACTCAATCTCAGAGAGGAGATCATAGCCCTAGAGACCCCCAACAGCATGAAGATAAGGCAAGAACATATGAATTCATTACTAGAGTGAAATTCAACCTTGTTTTCTGATCTGATATGTAGTTTcctttttctgttcttttttttatatctgaTATATACATAttgatccttttttttcttgatcttAGGATGATAAGTACATTTCCCATGGAGGATGTGGTGAAAGCCAAGTATTCTCATCTTCTTCACTCCTGCAGCCCATGGCGGATGACAATAAGAGCAGCCACAAATTGTCGGTTTTTAAGAAGGAAGAAGGAGATGAAGGTAATAAAAGTACTGAGAAATGGATGTCTTCAAAGATGAGGCTGATGAGAAAAATGATGAACTCGGATTGCACTACAGCGAAAATCGAGCAGAAGGTTGAAGATCATCAGCAGTGGGACAATATTAATGAGTTCAACTCTTCCAACAATACTAGTAATATCCCAATTAGAGTCTGCAGTGATTGTAACACAACCAAAACCCCTCTTTGGAGGAGCGGTCCTAGAGGTCCCAAGGTTATATACTTACCTTCTATTTCTTTCTGTGTTAATTGGTTTGTACAGTACTTAAAGATCTCCATTAACAACATCTTGATCTTCATTACTTGGCATGGCGATGCAGTCACTTTGCAATGCCTGTGGAATTAGGCAAAGGAAGGCGAGACGAGCCATGGCAGCAGCGGCAGCAGCAGCAGCGAATGGCACAGCCGTTGGGACCGAGATATCGCCTATGAAGATGAAGCTGCCCAACAAGGAAAAGAAGATGCATACAAGCAATGTAGGGCAACAGAAGAAGCTCTGCAAGCCCCCTTGTCCTCCTCCCACCGAGAAGAAGCTTTGCTTCGAAGATTTCACTTCGAGTATTTGCAAGAACTCAGGTTTTAGACGAGTGTTCCCTCGGGATGAAGAAGAAGCCGCGATCCTCCTAATGGCCTTATCTTGTGACCTTGTTTACAGTTGATTAATTGATATTTCGGCTCCCCacttcccatttttttctttggattaTGATTAAGGTTTTGTCTGTGAACGAGAGTGAGTTGATCATTTGCTTCACCATAGCTGATCTCCAAATAAATATCATGGAGTATCCATCTTAGGCTTCAAATAAAGCCCCCTTTTGCTGTAATATCTTTTTCTGCTTTACCCGAAAtaatagggtttttttttgttttcttcaaatatGTGATGGATGGAGTTTGATCTTCAAACAAAATAACGACTCCCTCCCAATGTGGGATTTGTGTCCCATGCGTTTGGGAGGTAAAGAGACAGACATCGTTACCGGATGAACAAACAAAAGCTGACATCGGGTAATGAACCCTTCCAATCCAATGTGGGATTTGTAACCCATGGGATTAAGAGGTAAAGAGACAGACACCCCTCACGGTCAAACAAACAAAGTCCCATATCGGGGTTGGGATGCTCTAATTCCATTTGGAATGATCCAGTATAGATATTGTTCGTACTGAAACTAAAAGATGCTCACGGCTTTAGGAGTCTACATAGTTAAGAAGGGTCATACATGTGTAGAGCCAACAACATATTTCACTCCCTAGTCATGGAATTGAAAC contains:
- the LOC100247474 gene encoding putative GATA transcription factor 22; translation: MTPVFLNTSSSSPFPALELKEDHQHFQLLFSTNPPSYQASSSHPCPSFFNSSTQSQRGDHSPRDPQQHEDKDDKYISHGGCGESQVFSSSSLLQPMADDNKSSHKLSVFKKEEGDEGNKSTEKWMSSKMRLMRKMMNSDCTTAKIEQKVEDHQQWDNINEFNSSNNTSNIPIRVCSDCNTTKTPLWRSGPRGPKSLCNACGIRQRKARRAMAAAAAAAANGTAVGTEISPMKMKLPNKEKKMHTSNVGQQKKLCKPPCPPPTEKKLCFEDFTSSICKNSGFRRVFPRDEEEAAILLMALSCDLVYS